A portion of the Sphingobacterium spiritivorum genome contains these proteins:
- a CDS encoding RNA polymerase sigma factor produces MNILHLEHMPETRRLHQQWLVSVREQDDRSAFAEIYHCYWRELYIHAVKRLRDEQQAEDILQELFVQFWERRSALDTEMNLRAYLYGMLKFKLIDFFNSNKAQQKLLDGLAAHMFDYVQQHPEEMETYLAMEKLLEEELEAMPNNMQQAVLLRWEHYSIKEIARRLNLSEQTVKNNLTEATKRLQRGLTARSKDVYGPLFLLFVQSLQEWLKP; encoded by the coding sequence ATGAATATTTTACATTTGGAGCATATGCCTGAAACAAGACGTTTACATCAGCAATGGTTGGTCTCCGTCAGAGAACAAGACGACAGATCTGCATTTGCCGAAATCTACCATTGTTATTGGAGAGAACTGTATATCCATGCTGTAAAACGTCTTCGCGATGAGCAGCAGGCAGAAGACATTCTTCAGGAGTTGTTTGTTCAGTTCTGGGAGCGACGGTCTGCTTTAGATACCGAAATGAATCTGCGTGCATATCTCTATGGTATGCTGAAATTTAAACTCATAGATTTTTTTAACTCCAATAAAGCTCAGCAAAAGTTGTTGGATGGACTAGCTGCGCATATGTTTGATTATGTACAGCAGCATCCGGAGGAAATGGAGACTTATCTTGCCATGGAAAAACTATTGGAGGAGGAGCTGGAAGCAATGCCTAATAATATGCAGCAGGCCGTATTGTTACGCTGGGAACATTATAGCATTAAAGAAATTGCCAGAAGACTTAATCTATCTGAGCAAACCGTAAAAAACAATTTAACCGAAGCTACCAAACGTCTTCAGAGGGGACTGACTGCCCGGTCAAAAGATGTATACGGCCCTCTTTTTTTACTTTTTGTGCAATCCTTGCAAGAATGGCTCAAACCTTAG